A genomic window from Diospyros lotus cultivar Yz01 chromosome 2, ASM1463336v1, whole genome shotgun sequence includes:
- the LOC127795908 gene encoding ankyrin repeat-containing protein ITN1-like — translation MGERQGEKKMEQRLVEAAIQGNTASLNQILGEDPLILERVKTGCFVYTPLHVAASKGRLEFVRKLLEKEEELAGVLDERRQSALHRAAAKGYHEIVDVLVGYDADMCLNLDGDGRNPLHLAAMKGHVSILRVLFEKNPHGIHESLKAIDGGGNTILHLAVKKKKFETVMFLLDKIKNQVKAKNIQHTDNPVNTINKCGCTALDILKEFKSSNEQDYKNVKKKFRKAGALKAAALKAGEVNQVEGLYKRQNTLMVVASLIASVAFQAGVNPPGGVWQDNAPNNSTNETHTAGAAVLAYKYPDMYTMFFHANTIGFVSSLSIILFLVTGLPFKKKWFTRILVLIMCLTVTSMALAYAVSILAVTPEELGAVNSFNLGVKVWIAVICVIVVIHTIPLLNRWLKVIWDIIRPLMKKFMEFISAWLKDSWDIIRPLMEKFMKFISPSSNQRLPTSSNGNEPQPAPAA, via the exons atGGGAGAGAGAcagggagagaagaagatggagcAGAGACTCGTAGAGGCAGCCATTCAAGGGAATACGGCCTCACTGAACCAAATACTTGGCGAAGATCCGCTGATTCTTGAACGAGTAAAGACGGGTTGTTTCGTCTACACTCCTCTCCACGTGGCCGCGTCCAAGGGGCGCCTGGAATTTGTCCGGAAGCTGTTGGAGAAGGAGGAGGAACTCGCCGGAGTGCTGGACGAGCGGCGGCAGTCGGCCCTCCACCGGGCGGCGGCCAAAGGATACCACGAGATTGTGGACGTTTTAGTGGGATATGACGCCGACATGTGCTTGAATCTGGACGGCGACGGCAGAAATCCTCTGCACCTGGCGGCCATGAAGGGGCACGTCTCAATATTGCGTGTGCTCTTTGAGAAGAATCCCCATGGGATTCATGAGTCGCTCAAAGCTATAGATGGCGGCGGCAACACCATCCTTCATCTGGCtgtcaagaagaagaaatttgag ACCGTGATGTTCTTgcttgataaaataaaaaatcaagtgAAAGCGAAGAACATACAACATACAGACAATCCCGTAAACACGATAAACAAATGTGGGTGCACCGCTCTAGACATTCTGAAGGAATTCAAATCTTCTAATGAACAAGATTATAAAAATGTCAAGAAGAAGTTTAGAAAAGCTGGTGCCTTGAAAGCTGCTGCCTTGAAAGCCGGAGAAGTCAATCAGGTTGAGGGGCTATACAAGAGGCAAAATACGTTGATGGTGGTTGCGTCGCTTATCGCAAGCGTGGCTTTCCAAGCCGGGGTGAACCCTCCTGGTGGTGTCTGGCAAGACAATGCACCCAACAATTCAACAAACGAGACCCATACAGCTGGAGCAGCTGTGCTGGCTTATAAATACCCAGATATGTATACAATGTTCTTTCATGCCAACACAATAGGATTTGTGTCATCACTAAGCATAATTCTGTTTCTAGTGACCGGATTGCCCTTCAAGAAAAAGTGGTTTACGCGGATCTTGGTGCTGATCATGTGCCTCACAGTTACATCCATGGCACTTGCATACGCTGTTTCAATCCTCGCAGTCACCCCGGAGGAACTTGGAGCAGTCAATTCCTTTAATTTAGGGGTAAAAGTTTGGATCGCGGTGATCTGTGTTATTGTGGTAATCCACACCATTCCCTTGCTGAACAGGTGGTTGAAGGTCATCTGGGATATAATACGGCCACTGATGAAGAAGTTCATGGAATTCATCTCAGCGTGGTTGAAGGACAGCTGGGATATAATACGGCCACTGATGGAGAAGTTCATGAAATTCATCTCACCTTCAAGTAACCAACGCCTACCAACTTCATCTAATGGGAATGAACCCCAACCCGCTCCAGCTGCTTAA